One Bombus pascuorum chromosome 4, iyBomPasc1.1, whole genome shotgun sequence DNA segment encodes these proteins:
- the LOC132905958 gene encoding odorant receptor 4-like, with protein MDIQRDKDVDLNNVYAWNYNLLKFMGIWPEERKWNRSSSYLVLLPFITMMCFACGPQTINLSIIAGDSDLVIENLSNNITFMVSIMKTLTVWINGIPLKSLLGYMANDWEAVTNNTDRETMVNTARITRKITIGSTLMVNIVILAFVPARLSSMKNNDITLFLRGYYPYNTSISPNFELTMIAQYVAAIYAANTYTTVDSLVVLLIFHVCGQISILRQDLEKVHSYDKKNIEIKMQQIVEKHEYINRFAGRIENSFNMMLLFQMLSCTIQICSQFYQVIMSLGENTMEHMILQISFLLIYVAYVMLQLFLYCYMGEKLAAESTEIANTAYNTRWYNLPPKNARWLVIIMCRARSSPLQITAGRFCSFTFALYCQVLKTSMGYVSVLHAMKNQ; from the exons ATGGATATCCAACGag ATAAAGATGTAGATTTAAACAATGTATACGCTTGGAATTACAACTTGCTGAAGTTTATGGGTATCTGGCCGGAAGAGAGGAAATGGAACCGATCTTCCAGTTACCTCGTTCTTTTACCGTTTATCACGATGATGTGTTTCGCATGTGGCCCACAAACTATTAACCTTTCGATAATAGCTGGTGACTCGGATTTGGTGATTGAGAATCTATCGAATAACATTACCTTCATGGTTTCGATTATGAAGACTTTGACTGTTTGGATCAACGGCATAC CGTTAAAGTCTCTCCTAGGATATATGGCCAATGACTGGGAAGCAGTGACGAATAATACGGATCGAGAAACAATGGTGAACACCGCGAGGATCACTAGAAAGATTACAATAGGAAGCACATTGATGGTCAACATCGTAATTCTCGCTTTTGTACCTGCACGATTGTCTAGCATGAAAAACAACGACATTACACTATTCCTCCGTGGCTATTACCCATACAACACTAGCATCAGTCCAAATTTCGAATTGACGATGATCGCTCAATACGTGGCTGCTATTTATGCAGCGAATACGTACACAACTGTAGATAGCCTCGTCGTCCTACTGATTTTCCATGTCTGCGGACAGATTTCGATTTTGAGGCAAGATTTAGAGAAGGTTCATTCGtacgataagaaaaatatagaaataaagatGCAGCAGATCGTCGAAAAgcatgaatatataaatag GTTCGCGGGAAGGATAGAGAATTCCTTTAACATGATGCTTCTGTTTCAAATGCTGAGTTGCACCATTCAGATATGCTCTCAGTTTTACCAAGTTATTATG TCGTTAGGAGAGAATACAATGGAACACATGATTTTGCAAATTTCCTTCCTGTTGATATACGTAGCTTACGTGATGTTGCAACTGTTCCTATATTGTTACATGGGAGAAAAACTAGCAGCCGAG AGTACAGAAATAGCTAACACAGCCTATAATACCAGATGGTACAATTTACCTCCCAAGAATGCCAGATGGCTTGTAATTATTATGTGTCGTGCCAGATCTTCACCCTTACAAATTACAGCAGGCAGATTTTGTTCCTTTACTTTCGCGCTCTATTGTCAG GTCTTAAAAACTTCGATGGGGTATGTTTCTGTCCTACACGCaatgaaaaatcaataa